TTCGTTTATTACTGTTTAATTCCAATAAGAATcctaaaaatttcaaattcgGGCGTGGGAAATGTTTTGGGCGCTAAGACTATTGATCTGCTATGATTGTCTTGTTTCGTCTTCTTTGTTCATTTGGGAGCTTGTTTCCTGCTTCAAGAGACAACGGACGTCAATTTTTGTTGTATAATGCTGTTTTTTTGCtacaaaaaattcttgAAGCAGAGAACTAGTTTGACTACAATTTCACCCACGGGCCCGCTTCTTCAATAAAcgaattttcaattgtagATGTACAGTGATGCTATAGATCTCACAGTGAGATAATATTAGTATAAATAGATGACTGCAGAAGGTGTGGATGATTCTGTTACAATTTCATAAGTGCTACAGTGTGAGTGTAGAGCAACACTGAACCTTgacaattttataaataaaaaaaattgatttttcgCAACTATTAAAATCTAAACCAGGGAAAACATAAAGCGTTGACCGAACATTTATATACTTCACTATTACGTTTACGAATCTGCTTTCTACCAACACTTCTCGCAATTCCATAGTTTACATCAATTTGTGATATAAACTAAAAGAAACTAGAAGTTTTGATCctaaaaaggaaatttgaaaataaaatttattatttatactaGCATTGGGTCGTTAGATTTTGAATTGCTTTTGATTGAGTTTTTTGTCCCTCATTATCCATTATGTTTAGTCGTTTTGCAACCCGCTATAACgctctttttgaaaaggcGCCGATTATGACTATGTGTCTAACTGCTGGTACACTGGGTGGAATATCCGATGCTGTCGCCCAAGGCTTGACCATATaccaaacaaacaaaaatgcgATGATTGGTTTGGATGGCGTGAGATTAAACACTCATCCTGAAATACCTAGTATTAAAAGGGTTCTTCAATTTGTTACTTTTGGTTTTGCTATTTCTCCATTTCAATTTCGGTGGTTGCGTTTGCTATCTGCTAAGTTCCCAATAGAGAAAGGCGCTATTAATGTCGTGAAGCGTGTGTTATTGGATCAAGCTGTTTTTGCTCCATTCGGTActgccttttttttcagttgGATGgtaagtaaaaattaaCTTGCATGTTTATGTATATCAATACTAACACTAAACCGCAGACTCTTGCTGAGGGCAAAGGTTTCAGGGGCGCCTACGATAAACTTCAAGCTGTTTTCTGGCCCACTTTAAAGGTACACttaatttctaaattttctttcttaaaTGGTTCTGTTGTATTGTTGCTAACATTTAAAGGCTAATTATATGGTCTGGCCCTTCTTTCAAACTGTGAACTTTTGGCTAATGCCCTTACAATACCAAATGCCATTTGCTTGTACGGTTGCTATTTTTTGGTATGTTGTTTCCAAGAGACATAAAGCATTTTTGCTCCTAGTTTTTTCGCCTTTGCTAATTTCAATTAGGAACATATTTCTTAGTTTGAAGAACGCTTCTTCAATGCAAGAATCTGGCTCACAAGAAATTGAACTATTTTAAAGATCTTTGATCCATCGTCCGAATCCACTgcttttcgttttttgaGTTGTATCAGCCAGATTGTTTTTTGGCATATTATTACTTAGAAACGAGTTTTGTATACCATTATTAGCTTATATGATCAGAATTACCTCCTTAGactaattatttttacgtAAAAGTCATGCATTAAACAGATTTACTATTATTATAGCGTAGTATAGTTTTATCTACATGCgtcttgctttttttaagttttttttttagattaaTAACAATTACATGACTTCGTTTTCAACGCTTTTTCTTGCTTTCACCACCCTTATTTGAAtctcttttcctttttgctGATCCTTTGCTCTTTGTATCTACAGGTTTTTTGGGAGAAGAAGGGActggtttaaaaaaggaatcaaGACGACCCTGTGGAATTGTCTTTGAGGCTTTTTCTAGTCTATTGATCCCCAATTTAACACGATCTTCATTGAAACCTTTTTCCTTAACCAGAAATTGTATAATGCCATCTGCATCGGGACTTTTCCATTTCAACTCAATCTCTTCACCAGGAAGTACTTCTGCATCCAAAAACAGTCTTCTGGCATCTTCATAAGGCCAATCTTCCGGAATAGGATATTTTGATCGATCCGCCTCTTTGACAAAGCGATCGAGAGTCCCGTATTGCCTAATTAACTCGACGGCTCTAGCGGGGCCAACTCCCCGAATAGGTTCACAATAGTCACAACCCAAAAGAATACACAAGTCTACAAACTGCTCCACCGACATATCTAAACCATTCAATGCTTTTTCTATGTTATACTCACTAATTGGTTCCTTTCTTTGCTCACTAAATGTCAGGTGTCTCAAAAGTACAGGAGCTTGGAAGCACAATGTGTCCATGTCCTCAGAAGCAGCAGCATAAACTTTTCCTGAACGGGCTAAAGCGGCACATTGAGCTTCTGCTTCACAGGGTGCGTTAACGAAGGGAATTCCCATTAACTCTAGTAAACGTTTTGCTTCGTCATTATGTTGCCGAGTAACTTTGACCGTACGTTTGGCAAACCGATCCACCATTTCAGCTGTACCAACCTCTTTTGTCTCCTCTTGATCCTCTCGTGCTTTTTGATGTCGGGCCACACGTTTAGCTAATTCCCCTGACTTCAATGTTGGTGGTTTTCCATCAAAGACAAAGCAAGGCTTTATTCCATTATCGACAATTCGGAGTGTACGATAAAACATTCCCATTAAATGACTAGTAGTCTCGCCTTGTTCATTCATTAGCTGTTGACCATCTTGACTGCGAActtgaattaaaaattgataaagaCTCATTGACCTGTAATATACGAAATTAGCATTAATAAAGTACCTCAAGAAGACTTTATAAATCAACCCTTcgaaaaggaaagaatCAGTTGAATAGAGTTTGACCTATTAGTGTTTGCAACTTCAAGAACCAACaaagtaaagaaatgaTGTAAAATACCTTGAGCAATGAATTTAACCGAGTCACTGTTAgtgaaaatttattcatcCTTTATTCTATATTTCGTTTGTATCATATCTTTGTCTCGAGTTAAGACATAGAGCTTTGCTCTTTAGCAATAAAAACTGTACACCATAGTGTTTAACCCatatttacaaacaaaatcagAAGCCATACAGTCTTTGCCAAGTCAACTGAGACTTTCGCTTTCTATTTAGTCTTTCAACTTACGCATCTATAGCCACTTTCCGtccaaaataatttttaatatcattaTGTTTGACACTGGCTGGGGCATGCTCGCTTAGTACTTGAGCCAAACCTAACCCAGATTAGTTTTAAGTAAAGGAGAGAGTAAAAGATAAACTCTTTAGCGTTAAATGTAACATACCTTTAATTCCCATCGTTTAGCAAATATACTTATTTATGTATATTACGAGATCCCGAACAACGCTTTCTCCAAAACTAGCTTAGAGCTtcttattaaattttcaatttttgctAGATGTATTATACTCCTCAAAATCGAGCAGTTTTTACTTTGCTCACTCACACAAAGGTTCTTAGCTACCAGCAGTAGTATCCACGTCAAAGAGTCGATTCAGTAAATCACATGTTACTTTTCCATAAAGAATGATCGACCAAAGAATGTAAATACAAGGAAAGGGACCAGCCAATTTATACTGAAAATTCCCATGTATTatagcttttaaaaaaggatttctAGAAGGAacaaattagaaattttaAGATTACCAAATTGAGGTTCTTGTGGTTTTGGTGGCAGCACGGCTGTAAAATGTAAATCACCTCGCAGTTTACTACCACGAAAAGATCTCGAAAAGGTAATGTACCATCAGAAATTCTGGAAAAATGATCGATTCCTTTTTCCGGATAAGGAATAGGATGAAAAGTACATTGGAACTTTACCGAAACCCTATTGACTTGGCTAGATGTAAGTCTGTGTAACATAAGGTTGTTTTTATGAGAATAAACCAGTGGTTTTACGGTACTGAGATACCGTAGTGAGAAAGCCGCTTGAATTGCTCAAcgtaatatttttaatagaaCAATAGCCTTGATTCATGGAACAATGTTGGATAATAGGCATTTTACCAAGAGAGTATTATTTGAAACTCGCCATATCTGCTACTGAATCGTCGAAAATATAATCGTAACCAGTTTATGGTATCGCTTGTGTAGTATGCAGACAACGAACAATATTGCAATATTCTACTAATAAGGTTCCTTTACCGACGTATTTCGTGCGGATCAAAACGTCATTCTGATCTTACGTTGGCAAATTCTAGTTAATGTCGGCTCGTTGAAAGAATATTATATGAGATGCTGCGCGCCTTGCTTACAGTATACTCATATCCCAGTGCAACCTCAATTTACCTGTGAAAGCAAGAACAATGTCTGAACAAAGCTCGCCATACTTAACATTGGCACCTGCCGATTACGAAGGAGAAGATGTCTCtaatgaaaaggaaaaaaacaGTGTTATTCCTGATGTTATAGACTATTATAACAAAGGTAGACAATATTACCAATCGTTTGTGGTTTATAAAGCAACTGCTAATAccattttccaattttcATATTTGTTGTATATATACATCGACCTCACTAAAGCTGATCAAACCGAAGTGTTACAATTTCTTAAAACATATGTTGAGGATGAATCGTTTGTTGGAGATGATTTTGTTATGCCAAAGTATACACTGGTTTTACCATATCGAGTGTATCGTGATcatgtaaaaaaacatgGAGATATTATAACGCCAAAGTGAAGTGCTAAATCtattttaatgttttcttttgtttttaaagaacTTTCTGCTTGCATGAATCGCTCATTTTATAAGCAAATACCAGTTATATTGCTTCGCTTATTGTTATGATTTTTATGGATTCAAATCTAAAGAGAATTGCTAAATAGTGATTCATTAGTTaagttatttattttttaaaaaaaataataaattcaacaaaataaatgtaatcctttttttttggatctttttttctgcttcTTTGCTTTGCAagtattgaattttttaagttttttgaattttgtaGCTTAGTAAATCGATCTGTAaccttttgaaaaaacaaacttaaaaaaatacatgtTATAGTATGCACAGTGATATAATCAAAGTTGAACCTCTATTTGTTGATCCCAAATCGAGTTAAGGAAACATTCCTTAATATTACATTACTTTTCGAATTTACATTTGATTACAAAGAATGAATCTTGTTCATTGCAAAAAGGGTTCAAAATGTTATTCGAGTTTTATTCTCGATTATTGATGCACTAGGTTTGAATGTATTATGTTTAGtcttacaaaaaaaaaaataagaataaaaaaaaaaataaattcagGGTTGGCTCCTAAAATTAGGTATGGTTTTCAAACTTTTATGCGATAAACTTATAATACTTTCCTAATTTCACACAGTACGCTTTATAGTTCAAATcttcaatttattaaaggACTAGTTTTACGTGATAAATGTTTACATCTAGACAACTCAAATTAGCTTATTACaagttttaataaatacgATTTTAAGCCATAAGCCTTTGGACAAGAAAAACAGCGAAATTCGCAACAGTTCCATATTTAACAGTGGTGTTTTCAAATGCCTTTGTTAGTAATCAACGGCGCTGAAGTACTACgttatataattatttgGTTAAAAGTAGATGAATTTAACTTGTAAATTGAGCATCATACATATTTGGCTGTCGAATGCTACTGACAGAATCATTTGTAGgtaaaaatttggtatTGTCCGTTCCTTATTTCTCAATCAAGTTAAAATggtttttggaaaaagataTCGCGATAAGGAGACAGGAATTATTTACGACGAAAACGGGAGACCTTGTAAAACATGTAACatattttcttcctttCGAAATGTTGCTCAACAACCTAATAGTAGCACTGTCCCTGAAGTAAAGTCAAATACCCAGCTTGAAAGCAAACAATCATCTATAGATTGCAATACCAATGCAATCCCAGATAGCGTATCGTTTCCCAGGCTTCCAGATGTCGCTGAACTTGGAAGGAGTACTTGGACGTTCTTACATGCAATGGCCGccaattttccaaaaaatccAACACCCACTCAACAAAATGATATGTCCAGTTTTCTGtacaatttttcaaaattttatccTTGTTGGTCTTGTGCAGAAGATTTACGTATTTGGATGGCTAAATATGGAAATTCTCCTCGAGTAGATAGTCGAGAATCATTGTGTGAATGGATATGCGAAGCACATAACGACGTGAATGAACGACTAGGAAAACCCTTATTCAACTGCCAAGTTTGGTCCAAAAAAGCCTCTGAATTGGCTGACTAGAGGGACACAAACCTGTACTGAGATTGAATAccttactttctttttttttgttagtTGATAGCtataaatatttcataATGGTATAAAAaccttaaaaaaacatatcgGTTTATGAACGCAACTTATCCTTGACTCTAATGTActatgaatttaaaaacacCTTAAGCATTTATATTATCGCTCATTAACAATTTACCTTGATTCcatactttaaaaaatcctaGGAATTACatcttttcattattagaaaaattagCTAAATATTAGTTACTCGCGAACAGCGAAGATTACAAAGGCAcgtatttaaataaatacaaaacgTATGAATGAGTGAGATGATAGTTCAAAAAAGgtcattgaaaaaaaaaacacgtTACTTTCATAAATATACGTTATTATCCCGGTTATTTCATAGGTTATGCAAAAGTTCTCCTAAATCACGAGGAGCAGGAAGGTGATAATCAGATAGTGTAGGCTTGTCAGTTAATCCAATGTGTACACGAAATGTTGCTACTTTAACATTTTCCACTTTATTTGCATCGGAATTATCGTCTGTATGGTGTGAACCTGAGTATTCCGTAGAGTCTATTTCGTCGATGAGATGTGAATTACTGAATGCGGTAGGAAGGAACACTTCAAACATATTTTCGTCAGTTTTATCATCACCAGCACAAAAGACGAAGTCGACTGAACCAGAACGCTTTAAAATACGTCTTACAATAGATCCTTTGTTTAAGTAATTTGGATGAACCTCAAGAAAAGACTTTGCTGGACTAATTTCGACGTCATAATGCTTCAACATATCTTCCAAATTAGTTTGACATTCTAAAGATTGGAATTTACTGTAAGTTGTGTTTGCATTTTGATAACACCAAGATATTGAatgttttttctcttctatGTAGGAGCCTGGAGTTCTTTCTACATagtattgaaagaaatctCGAACGGTGTCCTTCCAAGATAAATCCAAATTTTCAGCACAGCTTGACCAGCTACCAGCTAGAGGAGGTCTTATTGCACTACCATGTTCTGAAGAAAGCCCAAGCTCAGATATGTCTCCCATCCATTCCtccataaatttttgagaGCGACCAGATAAAATCCAAACAATATTCCTTGAGTCAGAGGCTAAACGTTTTAATGTGCGCAATAATCGGTCT
This portion of the Schizosaccharomyces pombe strain 972h- genome assembly, chromosome: I genome encodes:
- the rad2 gene encoding FEN-1 endonuclease Rad2 is translated as MGIKGLAQVLSEHAPASVKHNDIKNYFGRKVAIDASMSLYQFLIQVRSQDGQQLMNEQGETTSHLMGMFYRTLRIVDNGIKPCFVFDGKPPTLKSGELAKRVARHQKAREDQEETKEVGTAEMVDRFAKRTVKVTRQHNDEAKRLLELMGIPFVNAPCEAEAQCAALARSGKVYAAASEDMDTLCFQAPVLLRHLTFSEQRKEPISEYNIEKALNGLDMSVEQFVDLCILLGCDYCEPIRGVGPARAVELIRQYGTLDRFVKEADRSKYPIPEDWPYEDARRLFLDAEVLPGEEIELKWKSPDADGIIQFLVKEKGFNEDRVKLGINRLEKASKTIPQGRLDSFFKPVPSSPKKPVDTKSKGSAKRKRDSNKGGESKKKR
- a CDS encoding Mpv17/PMP22 family protein 1, which translates into the protein MFSRFATRYNALFEKAPIMTMCLTAGTLGGISDAVAQGLTIYQTNKNAMIGLDGVRLNTHPEIPSIKRVLQFVTFGFAISPFQFRWLRLLSAKFPIEKGAINVVKRVLLDQAVFAPFGTAFFFSWMTLAEGKGFRGAYDKLQAVFWPTLKANYMVWPFFQTVNFWLMPLQYQMPFACTVAIFWNIFLSLKNASSMQESGSQEIELF
- the erv1 gene encoding sulfhydryl oxidase, translated to MVFGKRYRDKETGIIYDENGRPCKTCNIFSSFRNVAQQPNSSTVPEVKSNTQLESKQSSIDCNTNAIPDSVSFPRLPDVAELGRSTWTFLHAMAANFPKNPTPTQQNDMSSFLYNFSKFYPCWSCAEDLRIWMAKYGNSPRVDSRESLCEWICEAHNDVNERLGKPLFNCQVWSKKASELAD